One part of the Corynebacterium sp. CNCTC7651 genome encodes these proteins:
- a CDS encoding DUF2891 family protein, whose protein sequence is MTGTAISDATARDWARTICAVVGREYPAAMHHVSAGPADTDCTPRALHPAFWGSFDWHSSVHMLASGVKLLAWELGEMREELLVLIDARLTPTNIFTEAAYLRDHPLYERPYGWAWALHLGKACRDMAKVEPRAAAWAEALVPLEAQIVANAAAWLRAQPMPVRHGVHDNSALALFLMHDALPAGTGSLAGTGSPGAQLRAQIEATAREWFGADRAYPFAWELSAHDFVSNGLGEAVLMQRVLEPGDFAAWEEAFWGERREAEAFYTQAPHVPDARDGKLAHLHGLALTRAWMLRLLGTPEGTDALVASARGQLGGDNFMATHWLITYALLAETAIG, encoded by the coding sequence GTGACAGGCACCGCAATCTCCGACGCGACGGCCCGGGACTGGGCGCGCACCATCTGCGCCGTCGTCGGCCGCGAATACCCCGCAGCCATGCACCACGTCAGCGCCGGCCCCGCCGACACCGACTGCACCCCGCGCGCACTCCACCCCGCGTTCTGGGGCAGCTTCGACTGGCACTCTAGCGTGCACATGCTGGCCAGCGGCGTGAAGCTGCTCGCATGGGAATTGGGGGAAATGCGCGAGGAGCTTCTTGTGCTTATCGACGCCCGCTTAACCCCAACCAACATCTTCACCGAAGCCGCCTACCTGCGCGACCACCCGCTCTATGAACGGCCTTACGGCTGGGCCTGGGCGCTGCACCTGGGCAAGGCGTGCCGGGACATGGCGAAAGTAGAGCCGCGCGCTGCCGCGTGGGCGGAGGCGCTCGTGCCCTTGGAGGCGCAGATTGTGGCGAATGCGGCAGCGTGGCTTCGCGCCCAGCCGATGCCCGTGCGCCACGGCGTGCACGACAATTCCGCGCTGGCGCTGTTCCTGATGCACGACGCGCTGCCAGCCGGTACGGGCTCGCTGGCCGGTACGGGCTCGCCCGGAGCCCAGCTGCGCGCCCAGATTGAGGCGACCGCGCGCGAGTGGTTCGGCGCGGACCGCGCCTACCCGTTTGCGTGGGAGCTCAGCGCGCACGACTTCGTGTCCAACGGCCTCGGGGAGGCCGTGCTCATGCAGCGGGTGCTCGAACCTGGCGACTTCGCCGCATGGGAGGAGGCGTTTTGGGGGGAGCGTCGTGAAGCAGAAGCTTTCTACACCCAGGCCCCGCACGTGCCGGACGCACGCGACGGCAAGCTCGCACACCTGCACGGGCTGGCGCTCACGCGCGCCTGGATGCTGCGGCTGTTGGGCACGCCGGAGGGGACGGACGCGCTGGTGGCGTCCGCGCGCGGGCAACTGGGCGGCGACAACTTCATGGCTACGCACTGGTTGATTACCTACGCCCTGCTGGCCGAAACTGCGATAGGTTGA
- a CDS encoding CPBP family intramembrane glutamic endopeptidase, with the protein MRERSRLVTEVWLVLIITFGTSGLRAALRLVDSLLKAPLNQQSTTLIDASSNIHWLDLALQATSALTLIGWGGLAWYLLGWRWQWPRWRDLAHGAGFAAMIGLPGLALYVAGVHLGLSKVVVPATEAVQIPTSLLWAFANGFGEEVVVVMYLVTRLGQLGWKPWQAIAASSALRGSYHLYQGVSAGFGNIVMGVVFAWYFHRTGRVWPLVLAHFLIDAVAYIAYPLLDLSFLGI; encoded by the coding sequence ATGCGCGAACGCTCTCGGCTGGTCACGGAAGTGTGGCTTGTCCTCATCATCACCTTCGGCACCTCCGGGCTGCGCGCCGCGCTGCGCTTGGTGGACTCCCTGCTCAAGGCCCCACTCAACCAGCAGAGCACCACGCTTATCGACGCTTCCTCGAACATCCACTGGCTCGACCTCGCCCTCCAAGCCACCTCGGCGCTCACGTTAATCGGGTGGGGCGGGCTGGCGTGGTACCTGCTTGGGTGGCGGTGGCAATGGCCCAGGTGGCGCGACCTCGCTCACGGGGCCGGATTCGCCGCGATGATCGGCTTGCCGGGGCTGGCGCTGTATGTGGCGGGTGTGCACCTGGGTTTGTCCAAGGTGGTGGTGCCGGCGACGGAGGCTGTGCAGATTCCGACCTCGCTCTTGTGGGCGTTTGCCAACGGCTTCGGTGAAGAGGTTGTGGTGGTGATGTACTTGGTCACAAGGTTAGGCCAGCTGGGGTGGAAACCGTGGCAAGCGATCGCGGCGTCTTCGGCGCTGCGCGGGTCCTACCACCTGTACCAGGGGGTCTCGGCCGGGTTCGGCAACATCGTGATGGGCGTGGTGTTTGCCTGGTACTTCCACCGCACCGGCCGCGTCTGGCCGCTGGTGCTGGCCCACTTCCTCATCGACGCGGTGGCTTACATCGCCTACCCGTTGCTCGACCTATCTTTCCTGGGGATCTAG